The Trinickia acidisoli genome includes a window with the following:
- a CDS encoding TapB family protein: MSANAASFISTARALAAVALLSATASTAIAADAASLPAPVAQPAPPLAEAQAPAFAVGEAWTFSYENALEPAKNATYAQSVSSVAADGSPTLNGGAAALDASGNLVKNASGSYQPSDGKLQFPLFVGKSWSASYVYRAGSWAARGEREAKVVAVERVETSAGAFDAFKVEQVVSWSGTEGNRGQGVTRETDWYAPSVGRIVRMEYVDQAAHAASTTTRVELAKFSAPQ; encoded by the coding sequence ATGAGCGCCAACGCCGCGTCTTTCATATCCACCGCCCGCGCGCTCGCCGCCGTGGCGCTTCTCTCGGCCACGGCCTCGACAGCAATCGCCGCCGACGCGGCGAGCCTCCCCGCCCCCGTCGCGCAGCCCGCGCCGCCATTGGCCGAGGCGCAAGCGCCCGCGTTCGCCGTCGGCGAGGCGTGGACGTTCTCATACGAGAATGCCTTGGAGCCCGCCAAGAACGCGACCTACGCGCAGTCCGTGTCCAGCGTCGCCGCCGACGGCTCGCCGACCCTCAACGGCGGCGCGGCCGCGCTCGACGCGAGCGGCAACCTCGTCAAGAACGCCAGCGGCTCTTACCAGCCGAGCGACGGCAAGCTCCAATTCCCCTTGTTCGTCGGCAAGTCGTGGTCCGCCTCGTATGTCTACCGCGCGGGCTCCTGGGCGGCGCGCGGCGAGCGCGAGGCGAAAGTCGTCGCCGTCGAGCGCGTCGAAACGTCTGCGGGCGCGTTCGACGCGTTCAAGGTCGAGCAAGTCGTCAGTTGGTCGGGCACCGAGGGCAACCGGGGCCAAGGCGTCACGCGCGAGACCGACTGGTATGCGCCCAGCGTCGGCCGCATCGTCCGAATGGAGTATGTCGACCAAGCGGCGCACGCCGCCAGCACCACCACGCGGGTGGAGTTGGCCAAGTTTTCGGCCCCCCAATAA
- a CDS encoding CAP domain-containing protein: protein MRKTAMAATLAAGALAACGGGGSGNGSGGSASTGTGSGGSTTSSQAISLFAAPGAAAGTFTATGDVNNDSFGFLNNMRAQAGLAALSSQSGVAQAAANHSVWEQDNNVVGHYETAGQTGFTGVSPSDRVNLYYSTTSVGEATAGVSGAFSTSTEPVELLFNAPFHRAIMLFDSVNVGVGSAQTTNTSLLSTLTIDFADYKQVVPDNQLVAWPYNGQTGVDTTWIANESPNPMAAGPSYEGQSVGYPVTLTGSDNAAFSNVAFAITDSTGANVPCQEVDSSNNSEAVREAMCVPFQPLATNMTYTVKVTGTLTNTSLTATPFSLSWSFTTAAAATVHEQTTTPPATRRVIINGHAQPFAKRVRLTQTTQGAQ from the coding sequence ATGCGAAAGACAGCTATGGCGGCGACGCTCGCCGCTGGCGCGCTGGCCGCCTGCGGCGGCGGTGGAAGCGGCAACGGGAGCGGCGGCAGCGCCTCGACGGGCACGGGCTCAGGCGGCTCGACGACAAGCTCGCAAGCGATCTCGCTGTTCGCGGCTCCGGGCGCGGCGGCGGGCACGTTCACGGCGACGGGCGACGTGAACAACGACTCCTTCGGCTTTCTGAACAACATGCGCGCCCAAGCGGGCCTCGCCGCGCTGTCGTCCCAGTCGGGCGTCGCGCAAGCGGCGGCCAACCACAGCGTGTGGGAGCAGGACAACAACGTCGTGGGCCATTACGAGACGGCGGGCCAAACGGGCTTCACGGGCGTGAGCCCTTCGGACCGCGTGAACCTGTATTACTCGACGACGTCGGTCGGCGAAGCAACGGCGGGCGTCTCGGGCGCGTTCTCGACCTCGACGGAGCCGGTCGAGCTGCTGTTCAACGCTCCATTCCACCGCGCGATCATGCTGTTCGATTCGGTCAACGTCGGCGTCGGCTCCGCCCAAACGACGAACACGTCGCTGCTCTCCACGCTGACGATCGACTTCGCGGACTACAAGCAGGTCGTGCCGGACAACCAACTTGTCGCATGGCCTTACAACGGCCAGACGGGCGTCGACACGACCTGGATCGCGAACGAAAGCCCGAACCCGATGGCCGCAGGCCCGTCGTATGAAGGCCAAAGCGTGGGCTACCCGGTGACGCTCACAGGCAGCGACAACGCCGCGTTCTCGAACGTTGCGTTCGCGATCACAGACTCGACGGGCGCCAACGTTCCATGCCAGGAAGTCGACAGCTCGAACAACTCGGAGGCCGTCCGCGAAGCGATGTGCGTGCCGTTCCAGCCGCTGGCGACGAACATGACCTACACGGTCAAAGTCACGGGCACGCTGACGAACACGAGCCTGACGGCGACGCCGTTCTCGCTGAGCTGGTCGTTCACGACCGCAGCCGCGGCGACAGTCCACGAGCAAACGACAACGCCCCCGGCAACCCGCCGGGTCATCATTAACGGGCACGCGCAGCCATTCGCCAAGCGCGTCCGGCTGACGCAAACGACCCAAGGAGCGCAATGA
- a CDS encoding tyrosine-type recombinase/integrase, producing MLSISKRIKKNGQTQWQATVRVEGQKSVSRTFQTWDQAREFGAGLERELLALGAKAPEAELPPDLLNEDIGEIVAAFANSPRARPRHRGFAPTVVKHVSGRKVSDVRPRWVREYIERLRELPSKRRTIYSWSSISSHLILISLAIRWRAEELDVAAPPFPRFMQHFPDDHDPARERRLAPEEERALLGSLCRMRNAEGRLFCLLILLAIETAARLQELVLADWSEFHFRTVRGKERGWWLIPKEHAKTKKARLVPLTARARKILRAMRCLQPNLDKPVFVGLGTPGRVSDRFREHAKRAGLVDFRFHDLRHEGITRMVLRTPHAPYKVMRAAGHSSMDMLNRYANLLPDDLFDLVD from the coding sequence ATGCTGAGCATTTCCAAGAGAATCAAGAAAAACGGCCAAACTCAATGGCAAGCGACTGTTCGCGTTGAAGGCCAAAAGAGTGTGAGCCGGACTTTCCAAACATGGGATCAAGCCCGAGAGTTCGGCGCTGGCCTCGAACGGGAGTTGTTGGCGCTTGGCGCCAAGGCGCCCGAGGCTGAGTTGCCGCCCGATTTGCTGAACGAAGACATCGGCGAAATCGTCGCCGCTTTTGCCAACAGCCCTCGCGCAAGGCCGCGTCATCGCGGCTTCGCTCCCACCGTCGTCAAACATGTGTCCGGCCGGAAGGTCAGCGATGTTCGGCCACGTTGGGTCCGTGAATACATCGAAAGGCTGCGAGAGCTGCCGTCCAAGCGCAGGACCATTTACTCTTGGAGCAGCATCTCCTCCCACTTGATCCTGATTTCTCTGGCAATCCGCTGGCGGGCCGAGGAGCTGGATGTCGCCGCGCCGCCGTTTCCCCGCTTTATGCAGCATTTTCCGGACGACCACGACCCGGCTCGCGAGCGCCGTCTGGCTCCGGAGGAAGAGCGCGCCCTCCTTGGCAGCCTCTGCCGAATGCGCAACGCCGAGGGCCGCCTCTTCTGCCTATTGATCTTGCTTGCAATCGAAACGGCCGCGCGCCTGCAAGAGCTGGTTCTGGCCGATTGGAGTGAGTTCCACTTCAGAACCGTCCGGGGAAAGGAGCGCGGTTGGTGGCTCATTCCCAAGGAACACGCCAAAACAAAAAAGGCCCGCCTCGTTCCGTTGACCGCAAGGGCTCGGAAGATTTTGCGCGCGATGCGGTGTTTGCAGCCCAATCTCGACAAGCCTGTTTTCGTCGGGCTCGGAACGCCGGGGCGCGTTTCCGACCGATTCCGCGAGCACGCCAAACGCGCCGGTCTTGTGGACTTTCGCTTTCACGACCTTCGGCATGAAGGCATCACCCGCATGGTGCTTCGCACGCCTCATGCCCCCTACAAGGTGATGCGAGCTGCCGGGCATTCATCGATGGACATGCTCAACCGATACGCCAATCTTTTGCCCGACGATCTTTTCGATCTCGTCGATTGA
- a CDS encoding YoaK family protein, producing the protein MLLRQGEARSHDIDRQLACILAAIAGALNTAAFHAVGFFSANMTGNVSSLSDHAALGQWWVSMFYLAIVAVFIIGGTASTLLINAGRRRAIRSIYAIGILAEAILMTVLGLAEWSIPSIARGPVLILGLSFLMGIQNAVVTRISDARVRTTHVSGMSTDIGIEFGMLLDIVRGREPDAEAAPYWAKLRLHVQTVLSFLAGGVAGVVIYQAIGTQLLFAAAVLLFAMAIAAIIRARTQSGQVFTP; encoded by the coding sequence ATGTTGCTACGTCAGGGAGAAGCCCGCAGTCACGACATTGACCGCCAGCTCGCGTGCATCCTCGCGGCGATTGCTGGTGCGCTCAACACTGCGGCCTTCCACGCCGTAGGTTTTTTCTCGGCAAACATGACCGGCAACGTGTCATCGCTCTCGGATCACGCGGCGCTCGGACAGTGGTGGGTGAGCATGTTCTACCTCGCCATTGTCGCCGTATTCATTATCGGCGGCACCGCGTCGACCCTGCTGATCAACGCCGGACGTCGGCGTGCCATCCGCAGCATCTACGCAATCGGTATCCTTGCAGAGGCCATTCTCATGACCGTGCTCGGCCTTGCCGAATGGTCGATCCCCTCCATCGCGCGCGGCCCCGTGCTGATCCTTGGCTTGAGCTTCTTGATGGGAATCCAGAATGCTGTCGTCACGCGCATCTCCGATGCGAGAGTTCGCACCACACACGTTTCAGGCATGTCAACCGACATCGGGATCGAGTTCGGCATGCTCCTCGATATCGTCCGGGGGCGCGAACCCGATGCCGAAGCCGCACCTTATTGGGCAAAGCTAAGGCTGCACGTGCAAACCGTCCTGTCGTTCCTGGCTGGTGGCGTTGCAGGGGTGGTGATCTATCAGGCAATCGGCACACAACTTCTGTTCGCCGCCGCAGTCCTGCTTTTTGCCATGGCCATCGCGGCGATCATCCGTGCTCGGACGCAAAGCGGCCAGGTTTTTACGCCCTGA
- a CDS encoding PQQ-binding-like beta-propeller repeat protein has protein sequence MDDKPYSMPATKRFRRFRFASAAAAITVFCAAEYASSAAAAAGNGASPTDVLTYHNDLARTGQYLAETTLTPANVDAAHFGKVAFLAVDGKVDAQPLYVSGVPIGGTIGGTMNGATNDATPDMHNIVYVATEHGSLYAFDADTHTKLWQRSLLGPGERTSDNRRCTQITPEIGITSTPVIDRSRGEHGVIYAVAMSKDKHGAYHQRLHALDLSTGDETLGGPKEIAATYPGRGANSKHGVTVFDPKQYAERQALTLVGGNLYLAWTSHCDHDPYGGWVMAYSADTLAQTSVLNLTPNGSEGTVWMSGAGMASDGSALYFLDANGTFDTTLNTQGFPSRGDFGNAFLKLAISPKLAVADYFAQFNTVSDSDEDIDLGSGGALLLPDLEDANGNVRHLVVGAGKNSKIFVLDRDAMGKFNRTRNAVWQEVDGQLVGGVYSMPAYYGNVVYYGAVGDSLRAFPISSARLAETPSSKSDFKFPYPGATPSVSANGSRDAIVWAAENGRVGALHAFDASDLGHELYNSNQSGSRDRFGPGNKFITPMIAHGHVYVGATNGVAVFGLLQ, from the coding sequence ATGGACGACAAGCCCTACTCGATGCCCGCGACGAAGCGCTTTCGGCGATTTCGATTCGCATCCGCCGCCGCAGCGATCACTGTGTTCTGCGCGGCGGAATACGCCTCGTCGGCCGCGGCGGCGGCCGGCAACGGCGCGTCGCCCACCGATGTGCTGACCTATCACAACGACCTCGCCCGCACCGGTCAATACTTGGCGGAGACGACGCTCACGCCCGCCAACGTCGACGCCGCCCACTTCGGCAAAGTAGCGTTCCTTGCCGTCGACGGCAAAGTCGATGCGCAACCGCTTTATGTCAGCGGCGTCCCGATAGGTGGCACGATAGGCGGCACGATGAATGGTGCAACGAACGACGCGACGCCTGACATGCACAACATCGTCTACGTCGCGACCGAACACGGCAGCCTCTACGCGTTCGACGCCGATACCCACACGAAACTTTGGCAGCGCTCGCTGCTCGGCCCCGGCGAAAGGACGAGCGACAATCGCCGCTGCACCCAAATCACACCGGAAATCGGCATCACGTCGACCCCCGTCATCGATCGTTCGCGCGGCGAGCACGGCGTGATCTACGCGGTGGCGATGAGCAAGGACAAACACGGTGCGTATCACCAGCGTTTGCATGCCCTCGATCTGTCGACGGGTGACGAAACGCTCGGCGGCCCGAAGGAGATCGCCGCCACCTATCCCGGCCGCGGCGCCAACAGCAAGCACGGCGTCACCGTATTCGATCCGAAGCAATATGCCGAGCGGCAAGCGTTGACGCTCGTCGGCGGCAACCTCTATCTCGCTTGGACGTCTCACTGCGACCACGACCCATACGGCGGCTGGGTCATGGCCTACAGCGCCGACACGCTCGCGCAAACGAGCGTACTCAACCTCACGCCGAACGGCAGCGAAGGCACCGTTTGGATGAGCGGCGCGGGCATGGCATCGGACGGCAGTGCGCTGTATTTTCTCGATGCCAATGGGACCTTCGACACGACGCTGAACACGCAAGGTTTTCCGTCGCGCGGCGACTTCGGCAATGCGTTTCTCAAACTCGCGATTTCGCCCAAACTCGCGGTCGCAGACTATTTCGCGCAATTCAATACCGTTTCCGATTCGGACGAGGACATCGATCTCGGCTCCGGTGGCGCATTGCTTTTGCCCGACCTCGAGGACGCGAACGGCAACGTGCGGCATCTCGTCGTCGGAGCCGGCAAGAATTCGAAAATCTTCGTGCTCGATCGCGACGCGATGGGCAAGTTCAATCGCACGCGCAATGCGGTTTGGCAGGAGGTCGACGGGCAATTGGTCGGCGGTGTGTACAGCATGCCGGCTTATTACGGCAACGTCGTCTACTACGGCGCCGTGGGCGACAGCCTCAGGGCGTTTCCGATTTCATCGGCCCGGCTCGCCGAAACGCCAAGCTCGAAGAGCGACTTCAAATTCCCCTATCCAGGCGCAACGCCTAGCGTCTCGGCGAACGGGAGCCGCGACGCGATCGTCTGGGCCGCCGAGAATGGTCGCGTGGGTGCGCTGCATGCCTTCGACGCGAGCGACCTCGGGCACGAGCTGTACAACAGCAACCAATCGGGATCGAGAGATCGGTTCGGCCCGGGGAATAAATTCATCACGCCGATGATTGCGCATGGGCATGTCTATGTCGGCGCGACGAACGGCGTGGCCGTGTTCGGACTATTGCAGTGA
- a CDS encoding IS4 family transposase, giving the protein MVTESTPWTQTEFEQLDLGDARLNKRARLLMERMSAEPTASVPQACHGWGETIAAYRFFDNEKVQWHAILEPHWQQTQKRMRAHQVVLCLQDTTELDFNGQEAVGLGPLTYEAQRGMFVHPTYAVTPQREPLGILDAWMWARQKKDESGKRGGPKESLRWIEGYERIAEMAPDMPSTRLVYVADREADLMALMERADALGNPADWLVRASHNRSLPEGDKLWERTTCGEAVGEIAFTMAARQGLKARTVRQRLWLERVQLPASKGKSIAATCLVAREFDAPAGVKPIEWRLLTNRGASTLDEAIELIEWYRARWEIEILFNVLKNGCEVEELQLGTIERLERALALFLVVAWRVAHLMRLGRTCPDLDAHLFFDPDEIRAAYLLTKTRRTAQPKLNEVLRLIARRGGFLARKSDGEPGAETIWKGLTHVRIAAETMRLLRDEGGDESYV; this is encoded by the coding sequence TTGGTCACCGAATCGACGCCCTGGACACAAACGGAATTCGAGCAACTGGACCTGGGCGACGCGCGCCTGAATAAGCGAGCGAGGCTTTTGATGGAAAGAATGTCGGCCGAGCCGACGGCCAGTGTGCCGCAGGCATGCCATGGTTGGGGCGAAACGATAGCGGCGTACCGCTTCTTCGATAACGAGAAGGTCCAATGGCATGCGATTCTGGAGCCGCATTGGCAGCAGACGCAAAAGCGGATGCGGGCGCATCAGGTCGTGCTCTGTCTTCAAGACACCACCGAGCTTGATTTCAACGGTCAGGAGGCGGTCGGACTGGGTCCGCTGACGTATGAGGCGCAGCGCGGGATGTTCGTTCATCCGACCTATGCGGTGACGCCACAGCGCGAGCCGTTGGGCATCCTGGACGCGTGGATGTGGGCTCGCCAGAAGAAGGACGAGTCGGGAAAGCGCGGTGGCCCGAAGGAAAGTTTGCGTTGGATCGAAGGCTACGAGCGCATCGCCGAGATGGCGCCGGATATGCCCTCGACTCGCCTGGTATATGTGGCGGACCGCGAAGCGGATCTGATGGCGTTGATGGAGCGCGCTGATGCATTGGGCAACCCGGCCGACTGGCTGGTGCGTGCCTCGCATAACCGCAGCTTGCCTGAAGGCGATAAGTTGTGGGAGCGCACGACGTGCGGCGAAGCGGTGGGCGAAATCGCCTTTACGATGGCCGCGCGCCAAGGCCTGAAAGCGCGCACGGTACGCCAGCGCCTGTGGCTTGAGCGTGTGCAGTTGCCCGCCAGCAAAGGGAAAAGCATTGCTGCAACGTGCCTGGTTGCGCGCGAGTTCGACGCGCCTGCCGGCGTCAAACCGATCGAATGGCGCTTGCTGACTAATCGTGGGGCGAGCACGCTCGATGAAGCGATCGAACTGATCGAGTGGTATAGGGCGAGATGGGAAATCGAGATCCTGTTCAACGTTCTGAAGAACGGCTGTGAGGTCGAAGAACTGCAGTTGGGTACGATTGAACGGCTCGAACGCGCGTTGGCGCTGTTTCTGGTGGTGGCCTGGCGTGTGGCTCATTTGATGCGGCTGGGCCGAACCTGCCCCGATCTGGACGCCCATCTGTTCTTCGATCCCGATGAAATTCGCGCTGCCTACCTTCTCACGAAGACCCGTCGCACAGCGCAACCCAAACTCAACGAGGTGCTGCGCTTGATTGCTCGCCGAGGCGGATTCCTAGCACGCAAAAGCGACGGCGAACCCGGTGCGGAAACAATCTGGAAGGGACTCACTCACGTGCGCATCGCCGCAGAAACAATGCGCTTGCTACGCGACGAAGGCGGTGACGAGTCTTATGTATAA
- a CDS encoding TIGR00645 family protein, which yields MHQRKPLEKLLELSLFKSRWLLAPFYVGLVFSLVMLLIAFVSELVHALTGAFHARPEQVILATLSLIDLSLAANLVVIVIFSGYENFISKIDTGDSEDRPSWMGTLDFSGLKMKLIGSIVAISAISLLRAFMSLTEQDQPLDETRIRWLVLLHLTFIVSGVLFAAMDWIAARSESH from the coding sequence ATGCACCAACGCAAGCCCTTGGAAAAACTGCTCGAGCTCTCCCTCTTCAAATCCCGCTGGCTGCTCGCGCCGTTTTACGTCGGCCTCGTCTTCTCGCTCGTGATGTTGCTGATCGCGTTCGTCAGCGAACTCGTTCACGCCTTGACGGGCGCCTTCCACGCCCGGCCCGAGCAGGTCATTCTCGCGACGCTGTCGCTAATCGACCTTTCGCTCGCGGCCAATCTCGTCGTCATCGTAATTTTTTCAGGTTACGAAAACTTCATTTCGAAGATCGATACCGGCGACAGCGAAGACCGCCCGAGTTGGATGGGCACGCTCGATTTCTCGGGATTGAAGATGAAGCTGATCGGCTCGATCGTCGCGATTTCGGCCATCTCGTTGCTGCGCGCGTTCATGAGCCTCACGGAGCAAGATCAACCGCTCGACGAAACACGCATTCGCTGGCTCGTCCTCTTGCATTTGACGTTCATCGTATCGGGCGTGCTGTTCGCGGCGATGGATTGGATCGCGGCGCGCTCGGAGAGTCATTGA
- a CDS encoding SDH family Clp fold serine proteinase, producing MSQPNDEQKKTTPQFPRGATVPSQSPKYWVKEKDRYLRQLLIGDIEAQTQRPLVVYFAQLDQQINHTDPDDLSEILSGVAGDSADLFIQTPGGDVDATEKLIGILRQRLKSWRVIVPSWAKSAGTVVALSAETILLGVNSELGPIDPQFRGANGMNVPCEILSADESQPHHIRQIAGLAVARMRQLALSILKKGMMSGKDETEIQEILAKISSTNGYKSHGAVIDFDEAKSLGLAVQFLSPDNELWKRIWLLYCMYDYDTKAHAIGRLVEGGKFSIARAR from the coding sequence ATGTCCCAGCCCAACGACGAGCAGAAGAAGACAACGCCGCAGTTTCCTCGTGGAGCCACGGTCCCTTCGCAATCACCCAAATATTGGGTTAAAGAGAAGGATCGGTATCTCCGCCAGCTTTTGATCGGGGACATCGAGGCGCAAACGCAGCGCCCGCTCGTGGTGTATTTTGCCCAGCTTGACCAGCAGATCAATCACACCGACCCGGACGACCTCTCGGAAATTCTGTCTGGCGTGGCCGGCGACAGCGCGGACCTGTTCATCCAGACGCCAGGCGGGGACGTTGACGCCACCGAAAAGCTGATTGGCATTCTTCGGCAACGACTTAAGAGCTGGCGAGTGATTGTTCCCAGTTGGGCTAAATCCGCGGGGACCGTTGTTGCGCTATCGGCTGAGACCATTCTGCTCGGCGTCAACTCGGAACTCGGCCCGATCGACCCGCAGTTTCGCGGTGCCAATGGGATGAATGTCCCATGCGAGATCCTGAGCGCAGACGAGAGCCAGCCGCACCATATCCGACAAATCGCCGGCCTTGCTGTCGCGCGCATGAGGCAGCTCGCACTCTCGATCCTCAAAAAGGGCATGATGAGCGGCAAGGATGAGACAGAAATCCAAGAGATCCTGGCTAAGATTTCCAGCACGAACGGCTACAAGTCCCATGGTGCCGTAATTGACTTCGACGAAGCGAAGAGCCTCGGTTTGGCAGTTCAGTTTCTCTCACCTGACAACGAGCTCTGGAAACGTATTTGGCTGCTTTACTGCATGTATGACTACGACACCAAGGCGCACGCCATCGGGAGGCTCGTGGAAGGCGGGAAGTTCAGCATCGCGCGAGCGAGATAG
- a CDS encoding M48 family metallopeptidase: MSQLIGMLRHKNEKRYAFLMILFGWILWAAIAFWVSKYWNAPKTGHVVHTCVAYGVGILIFIWIMSAAYRASAFGNMVLVGPSQFPELHAMVVEGAREMGLHEPPRAFVYNSNGIFNAFARRLLGGRYVFLTSALVEANNDAQVRFVIGHEIGHHAAGHLNPWLNALKLPAHVVPFLARAYSRSREYTCDSIGAYLAKDAHASRSALQMLGCGCRRLNPQMNCDAFMAQEAMVPPIFGFLTEIYRTHPRLTRRVAAISAGVAGASRKGTSLYIRLVTAFVA, from the coding sequence ATGTCTCAGTTGATTGGCATGCTGCGTCACAAGAACGAGAAGCGATACGCGTTCCTCATGATCTTGTTCGGCTGGATTCTTTGGGCGGCTATTGCCTTCTGGGTATCGAAATATTGGAACGCCCCGAAAACGGGACATGTCGTGCATACCTGTGTCGCGTATGGTGTCGGCATCTTGATTTTCATTTGGATAATGAGTGCCGCGTACCGTGCTTCTGCATTCGGGAACATGGTTCTCGTCGGGCCGAGTCAATTTCCTGAGTTGCACGCGATGGTCGTCGAGGGGGCACGAGAGATGGGTTTGCACGAGCCGCCACGGGCGTTCGTCTACAACTCGAACGGCATCTTCAACGCTTTCGCGCGGCGTCTTTTGGGTGGACGCTACGTGTTTCTCACTTCGGCGCTTGTCGAGGCGAACAACGATGCGCAGGTGCGTTTCGTGATCGGTCACGAGATTGGACATCACGCGGCGGGCCACCTCAATCCCTGGCTCAATGCGCTCAAGCTGCCCGCGCACGTCGTTCCGTTTCTTGCACGAGCGTATTCGCGTTCGCGCGAGTACACCTGCGACAGTATCGGCGCTTATCTAGCGAAGGATGCGCACGCTTCGCGCAGTGCGCTACAGATGTTGGGATGCGGCTGTCGCCGTCTCAACCCCCAGATGAATTGCGACGCCTTTATGGCACAGGAAGCCATGGTGCCGCCGATTTTTGGCTTTCTCACCGAGATTTACCGCACTCATCCACGCCTGACTCGTCGCGTCGCCGCGATCAGTGCTGGCGTGGCAGGAGCGAGCCGTAAGGGCACCTCGTTATACATAAGACTCGTCACCGCCTTCGTCGCGTAG
- a CDS encoding NYN domain-containing protein: MQKTAVFVDAGYLFAQGSAALSADQAPVKRELCSLNTTAVLTQLRALASATPTQELLRIYWYDGAAGAPSAEQLALAKSDNVKLRLGIINNFGQQKGVDALIITDLIELARNHAIDDAILLSGDEDVRAGVSIAQAFGVRVHLLGIDCAGRTNQSSGLSQEADTSKCWSAADVGAFLTLTNAQPGVFANHLEIQQPAAALNAEQATAALKAYVAVFVAALTPHCATACKASPKSVIREVDGLLLGLGGRTVGRNLEAHEKRLVRQEFLAIVTRV; encoded by the coding sequence ATGCAAAAAACCGCCGTCTTTGTGGACGCAGGCTATCTTTTCGCCCAAGGCTCCGCCGCGCTCTCAGCCGACCAAGCACCGGTCAAACGGGAGCTTTGCTCGCTCAACACAACTGCCGTGCTGACCCAGCTTCGAGCGCTGGCGAGCGCGACACCAACACAAGAGCTGTTGCGCATCTACTGGTATGACGGCGCAGCGGGAGCCCCCAGCGCGGAGCAATTGGCGCTCGCGAAATCCGACAACGTCAAACTTCGACTCGGCATTATCAACAACTTTGGCCAACAAAAAGGCGTTGATGCCCTAATCATCACCGACCTGATTGAATTGGCCCGCAATCACGCCATCGACGACGCAATATTGCTGTCCGGCGACGAAGACGTGCGCGCTGGCGTGTCCATCGCCCAAGCCTTTGGCGTCCGCGTCCACCTTCTCGGCATCGATTGCGCCGGAAGAACAAACCAGTCATCGGGTTTGAGCCAGGAGGCAGACACCTCCAAATGTTGGTCAGCCGCAGACGTGGGGGCGTTTCTGACCCTCACCAACGCGCAACCCGGCGTCTTCGCCAATCATCTTGAAATCCAGCAACCGGCTGCGGCTCTCAACGCAGAGCAAGCAACGGCAGCCCTCAAAGCGTATGTTGCCGTGTTCGTCGCAGCGCTGACCCCTCACTGCGCGACAGCCTGCAAGGCGTCGCCCAAAAGTGTCATTCGGGAAGTTGACGGACTGCTGCTGGGCTTGGGCGGCAGGACGGTTGGCCGAAACTTGGAGGCGCACGAAAAGAGGCTTGTGCGCCAAGAATTTCTGGCCATCGTCACGCGCGTCTGA
- a CDS encoding helix-turn-helix domain-containing protein, translated as MGEELARRIGAEIARQRKAAGYTQARVGDALGLEKETVSRIETGAIAPTLFRLSQFAELFGCPLSALFGEYRGRSLEDSADVAAALADLPEDARRAALRVVSEFAAVAREREELRRQNEALGVRMAELERRYLSEAVPSKPPRPRKKLGL; from the coding sequence ATGGGCGAGGAGCTGGCGCGCAGAATTGGCGCGGAAATTGCCCGCCAGCGCAAGGCCGCCGGATACACCCAGGCGCGAGTCGGCGACGCGCTGGGCTTGGAGAAAGAGACGGTTTCGAGGATCGAGACGGGGGCGATTGCCCCGACGCTCTTTCGCCTCTCGCAGTTCGCGGAGCTGTTCGGGTGCCCTCTGAGCGCCCTGTTCGGCGAATATCGGGGCCGGTCGTTGGAGGATTCGGCAGACGTGGCCGCCGCGCTGGCGGACCTGCCGGAGGACGCGAGGCGGGCCGCGCTGCGGGTGGTCTCGGAGTTCGCGGCGGTGGCGAGGGAGCGAGAAGAATTACGGCGGCAAAACGAGGCGTTGGGCGTCCGGATGGCGGAGCTGGAACGCCGCTACCTGTCCGAAGCCGTGCCGTCGAAGCCCCCAAGGCCGCGCAAGAAGCTGGGCCTGTGA